In the Streptomyces sp. NBC_00525 genome, one interval contains:
- a CDS encoding putative leader peptide, protein MVPHDVSDKTPGSLLVARLHVDLCRLASAICTTQRSAGRRA, encoded by the coding sequence ATGGTTCCCCATGACGTGAGTGACAAGACGCCGGGCTCGCTGCTCGTGGCGCGCCTGCACGTCGACCTGTGCCGCCTCGCCAGCGCGATCTGTACGACCCAACGGTCCGCCGGCCGCCGGGCCTGA
- a CDS encoding PLP-dependent cysteine synthase family protein produces MRFDSPLAAVGNTPLVRLPRLSPSADVRIWAKLEDRNPTGSIKDRPALHMVEQAEKDGRLTPGCTILEPTSGNTGISLAMAAKLKGYRIVCVMPENTSQERRDLLAMWGAEIISSPAAGGSNTAVRVAKELSAEHPDWVMLYQYGNPDNAGAHYATTGPEILADLPSITHFVAGLGTTGTLMGVGRYLREHVEGISIVAAEPRYDDLVYGLRNLDEGFVPELYDPSVLTTRFSVGSADAVTRTRELLQQEGIFAGVSTGAALHAAIGVGRKAVKAGEPADIVFVVADGGWKYLSTGVYTAPTTEAAIETLQGQLWA; encoded by the coding sequence ATGCGCTTCGACAGCCCCCTCGCCGCGGTGGGCAACACCCCTCTGGTGCGCCTGCCGCGGCTGTCGCCCTCCGCGGACGTCCGCATCTGGGCCAAGCTGGAGGACCGCAACCCCACCGGCTCGATCAAGGACCGCCCCGCGCTCCACATGGTCGAGCAGGCCGAGAAGGACGGCCGGCTCACCCCCGGCTGCACGATCCTCGAACCCACCAGCGGCAACACCGGCATCTCGCTTGCCATGGCGGCCAAGCTCAAGGGCTACCGCATCGTGTGCGTGATGCCCGAGAACACCTCGCAGGAACGGCGCGACCTCCTCGCCATGTGGGGCGCCGAGATCATCTCCTCGCCAGCCGCGGGCGGCTCCAACACCGCGGTCCGCGTCGCCAAGGAGCTGTCGGCCGAGCACCCGGACTGGGTCATGCTCTACCAGTACGGCAACCCGGACAACGCGGGCGCCCACTACGCGACCACCGGCCCGGAGATCCTCGCCGACCTCCCGTCCATCACCCACTTCGTCGCCGGCCTCGGCACCACGGGCACCCTGATGGGCGTCGGCCGCTACCTCCGCGAGCACGTCGAGGGCATCAGCATCGTGGCCGCCGAGCCGCGCTACGACGATCTCGTGTACGGGCTGCGCAACCTCGACGAGGGTTTCGTGCCCGAGCTGTACGACCCCTCGGTCCTCACGACCCGCTTCTCGGTCGGCTCCGCCGACGCCGTCACCCGCACCCGCGAACTCCTCCAGCAGGAGGGTATCTTCGCGGGCGTCTCCACGGGCGCGGCGCTGCACGCCGCGATCGGCGTCGGCCGCAAGGCGGTCAAGGCCGGCGAACCGGCCGACATCGTCTTCGTCGTCGCCGACGGTGGCTGGAAGTACCTGTCGACCGGCGTCTACACCGCACCCACGACGGAAGCCGCCATCGAAACCCTCCAGGGCCAACTCTGGGCCTAG
- a CDS encoding MoaD/ThiS family protein: MAIEVRIPTILRTYTDGAKAVEGKGDTLADLLTDLESRHTGIRERIVDGDQLRRFVNVYLNDEDVRFLDGISTALSDGDSITILPAVAGGMN; encoded by the coding sequence ATGGCCATCGAGGTCCGCATCCCGACCATCCTCCGCACCTACACCGACGGCGCCAAGGCCGTCGAGGGCAAGGGGGACACCCTCGCCGACCTCCTGACGGACCTGGAGAGCCGCCACACCGGCATCCGGGAGCGGATCGTGGACGGCGACCAGCTCCGCCGCTTCGTCAACGTCTACCTGAACGACGAGGACGTCCGCTTCCTGGACGGCATCTCCACCGCGCTCAGCGACGGCGACAGCATCACCATCCTCCCGGCCGTCGCCGGCGGCATGAACTGA
- a CDS encoding M67 family metallopeptidase: protein MLTITQTLYDRIVAHARADHPDEACGVVAGPEGSGRPERFIPMLNAARSPTFYEFDSADLLKLYREMDDRDEEPVIVYHSHTATEAYPSRTDVTYANEPGAHYVLVSTADTDDAGPFQFRSYRIVDGEITEEEVRVVEAYPAT, encoded by the coding sequence ATGCTGACCATCACCCAGACGCTGTACGACCGGATCGTGGCGCACGCCCGCGCCGATCACCCCGACGAGGCGTGCGGCGTCGTCGCCGGCCCCGAGGGCAGCGGCCGCCCCGAGCGCTTCATCCCGATGCTCAACGCCGCGCGCTCGCCCACGTTCTACGAGTTCGACTCCGCCGACCTGCTCAAGCTCTACCGCGAGATGGACGACCGGGACGAGGAGCCCGTGATCGTCTACCACTCGCACACGGCGACCGAGGCGTACCCCTCGCGCACCGACGTCACGTACGCCAACGAGCCCGGCGCCCACTACGTGCTGGTCTCCACCGCGGACACCGACGACGCGGGCCCCTTCCAGTTCCGCTCGTACCGGATCGTGGACGGCGAGATCACCGAGGAGGAGGTCCGGGTCGTCGAGGCGTACCCGGCGACCTGA